TCTCAAGCTCTAATTCTTTTTCTTTAAGGGCTTTTCGTAATTGTTTTACTTCTAAAGAATCTATCTCTGTCTTTTTAGAAATAATTGGTTGTAGATTAGTAAATGTTTTTTGAGAAGACCTCCATTTATAAATACGCTCTACCTGGACGCCTAGTTCATCTGCTAATTCTTTGATGTTTTCTCGCTCGTAACTTAATCGTACTGCTGATGATTTAAACTCAGCACTGTAAACTCGTTTTTTCATAATTCTAAGATATTTATTTTTATTTAAACAGTCTTAAAATTTATGTCCCAGTAAATGTAGCAACTCCAAACCGCAGAGGAAAAATTAAACTATCTTCTTAACCGTCAATTTTGTCCTTATGGTACTCCCTGAGCCATTTCTCCATTTTCTGAAGCAGCAGGATTTGTTTCGGGTCGCCTGTGGGATCTGAAAGTCCTGTGATGGTTCGGCTGTAATTGAATTTTTTGTCCTCAAAGCGGCAGGTAAACCTTGGTAGCTCATTATGGGAAACCATCCAGCTGTCGGGTTCTATTTTTTTTATTTCAAACTTTTTCATATCTCATGCCCGTTTAAAGCTGCTATGACAGCTTTAAATCTACTGTCAAAAGGCAAAATTAACGGTTTTATTTTTATTGCCGCACGCTTTGATGTTAAGTTAGCGGCCGTACCAGAAATTGAACGGCTGGTAGGGGTGGACTTCCCGATTAGTTACGCCTTAAAAACAATTAAAATTAATCCAAAAAAAAGCCTTCTAAATGCAGTCATTCAGAAGGCTTTTCATTTTTTGTAATCTGCGGTAAGAGGTATATCTTTAATCCTTGTCATCC
This genomic window from Flavobacterium sp. 9 contains:
- a CDS encoding transposase, which codes for MKKRVYSAEFKSSAVRLSYERENIKELADELGVQVERIYKWRSSQKTFTNLQPIISKKTEIDSLEVKQLRKALKEKELELEILKKAVHIFSKSDGKSTNL